The Alkalihalophilus pseudofirmus nucleotide sequence TATATTTGTTTCACTAAAAGAAAATCCCTTGTTCAATAAAATCATTTTCCTCTTTAACAAACCTGCTCCTTTAGTTTAACATTATTTTCCTTTAATTTGACTTAGAAAAAGCATTCCCTGTTGAAGGAATGCTACCCGTTAGTAAAATATTTCTACACATTAATTTATCAGGTAATCTATTTTAATTTTTTTAGAAGTTTTACGTATTCACCATATTCATCTTCACCAAGATATAATACGGTTGTAAATCCTTTCTTTTCATATAGATGCCTTGCGTGTAAATTATCTGTATCTACTCCGAGTGTTATTTCCTCATATCCAAGATTTTGAGCATAATCAATCAAATAATCAACAATAATACTACCTATTCCTCGATTGCGATATTCTTCTTTAACAATCATTCGAGATAGATAAATTCGTTTATCTGTACTTGTATAATCTGGGTCATTGTTTATAAAAACTAACGAACCTTCACCTATAAACTCGTTATTTTCTAAGTATATAAAAGTAATTCTGTTTCCACTTTCTATTTCATCATTAAACAGCTTAGCCATTTTCGGGTTCTTTTCCATATCCCAAATATTGCTGCACTTATAATAATCTTCGAGTTCTAATTTCTTTATTTGATAGGAAGTCATAAATTTATTCCTCTCTTTTATATTACAAAGAAATGCAGTTGTTCCATAAACCTGCTTCTTTAGCTTAACATTAATTTCCTTTTGTGTGATTACATTGTTTATTGTATTCTTTGAAACAAAAACGTCAATAATTCCTGTAAAGACTTATACAGGAGGGGTTAAAATGCTCTTATCACAAGCGTGGAAAACCTATGAATCTGATAAACGAATTGAAGGTTTCTCTTCTCAAACGTTAAAAGCTTACCAGCTTCAATCATGCCTTCTTATCCGCTATTTTACTGATGTGGCAATTGAATCATTGTCTACAAATCAATTAAAGGAGTATTTAGCGGCATCAAGCGAACATTTAAAGCCGTCTAGCTTAGCCCATCGAATTCGATTCATGCGGTCCTTGTTTCGGTGGTCACATGAAGAGGGACACATTCCCTCAAACCCAGCTTATAAGATTAAGGAACCAAAAGTCGGGAAACGAATACCCAAGTTCCTTACAGAAAGAGAGATTGAACATCTTAGGGAAGCTTGTAAAATGCCAATGGAGAAAGCGCTGTTTGAGTTTATGTTCTCAACTGGCTGCCGTATTGGTGAAATTGTCTCTCTGAACAAGAATTGTATTAACTGGTCTAATCGTTCTGCTATTGTTAGAGGAAAAGGCGATAAAGAACGTGAGGTGTACTTTAACATCAAATGTGACATCTGGTTAAAACGATACATCAACATCCGCCAAGATAAGGACCCTGCGATCTTTGTTACAGATCGTTCACCTCATCGAATGAGCATCGCTCAAATGAGGTATATCATAAAACGTATTTCAAGCCGTGCAGGCATTAATAAAACCATACACCCTCATCAGCTTAGACACAGTTATGCCACTCATTTATTAAACAATGGAGCCCCTATTGATGTCATACAGAGTTTACTCGGCCATGAAAAAACGGAGACGACACGGATCTATGCCCAACTGAGTGGACAACTTAGACAAGACTTATATAGAAAATACTTTTAAGCATGACAAAAGAGCAGCACTAAGTACGTGTTGCTCTTTTAAATTCTCGCACCCTTTAGTTGAACAACAGAAATTTGATGCTGATCACTATAAACCTTTAAGTATTTGCAGCTTAATATAGTGTTCAATTCCCATTTATTTCATGTTTTACTAAAGAGAATATTGCAAAAAGAAGCACAATCACAGAAATTGGTACAGTAATAAAATTACTTAATGGAGAAACGACACCTAAAAATAAACTAATGATTCCGATTATAATTGCTACGAGAATTTGTCCTCTATTGTTTGTATAATTTGTGCCACTCTGATTATTATTACTTACCAAAAAACCATCACCTTTCTACAGCTGATCTTCCCCATTGGTGGACAAGCTACTGCATTTATTGAACAATCGCACCCGTTACTTTAAGAGAAAACATTTACAATACATATATTTAGCTCCATTTGATACCCAAAAAGGACTGCTTATCGCAGCCCATCTATACAAGCATTAATAACTATTTTAATTACTTACCATTATTTTTATCTCGAGAGCGAGATATTTTATCTGTGAGTATATACAAACCATGTAATGCTTGCTGTTAATAATGCTGACGAAATCAAAGCTGTAAGAACACTATATGTTTGCCAAATAAGTATCGTTGACCAATCGAAAGCAAAGCACAGTATACACAAGGCAATCGTAGTAATCAGGAAAAGAACTGTTACGATTATTCTCTTTTTTTTCATTGGCTTCCGTTCATTCGTTTTCCTTCTGTGTAATCCTAAGAGAGATAGCAGGACGGCCAATAGGCAAAGAATAATAGTGATAGACGACAAAATGATATCCAAAAGCTGTGTGCCGCTCATTTCATATGATTGAGGTATATTGCCGTCTAATATATCTTTAACTTTTAGTACCAGGTTTAGATTGGTATTTGCGCCGTTGCTCAGCAAGCAGATGGCAGTTCGTTCATTTAGCAGTATGGCTACTTTGGTTGTGAAATTTGGATTGCCCCCCGTGTGTTCTATAATCGTTTGGTCGGCGTTTATCGTCCATCCTGCCGCATAATACATATTGTTGACAGCCGAAACAGACAGATCACCCCTGTGTGATTTTTCGATAAGCGTGTGAAACATTTCGGGTATGTCCTGCACAATACCCATCTGTATGCCCATCCAACGCGCCATATCTTTTGTATTAGAAATGATGTAGCCTGCTGGTTTATTCCCAGCAAAATCCGGAGCTTCGAATGGAGTTGTCATAAAAAAGGAAGAACGGTAACCCTGCGCCAACTGTCCCGTGGCTTGAGCATCTTCTTTATAAACATACGTCTGGTGAAGCCCTAACGGCTGAAATACCTGTTCCCTCATAAATTCTTCATAGCTTTGTCGTGACACAATCTCAATAACCAAACCCAATACGTCATAATTAACGGTTCCATAGTTATACTGTTCACCGGGAGGGAACGCCAATTCAGCATCTACGAGCATTTCCACAGTCTTTTGCAACATATCCGGAGTGTCGCCTTGTGGAATATATTGACTATGCCTAAAATTTGTTAGACCACTGGTATGGTGAAGAAAGTTATTTAGTGTAAGCCTTTTCATATCGACGGGTTTACCTTGATACTTTAACGTTAACCAAGGTAAATATTTTTGGACAGGGTCAGTCATTGAGAGCATCCCTTGCTCTTCCAACAGCATAATACCCATACCTGTAAAAGCTTTACTGACCGAGGCTAACTCATAGAGTGTATTTTCAGTTGCAGACAACCCCTTTTCACGGTCAGCATACCCTGAAGAAAAGTAGAACACTTCATCATCTGCAAGTATTGAGATTGACATTCCCGGTACACCTGATATACGAGAGGCATCATCTAGTAAAGATTGTATTGCCGCAGATTTCGAATCTGACAACGCATAACTTTGTGTTGCGAATCCTGAGAATAATATAAATATCGTTAATACAAAAGCTATAATCTTTTTCATAAACTCTCCTTTTTGCCATAAGTGATATAAGCAAGATAATAAATTTTAACTTTTAATGTTATTTTATATAAACTGCCAATTCCATTTGATTTGATTACTTTATTTAAAGTTATCTATACATGCCAAACCCAAGTAAACCCTTCTGGTGCAACCTTATATCCTTATCTCTATTTCGGAGTATTCTTTTAATACGAAAAAAGACCATCTAAAAAGAGTGATCTCTTCGTATGACTATTTAATTACAAGTATCGTATTGTTGTACTATGCAGCAGAAGATCAACTGTAAAGATTAACACTTGTTCAACTAAAGCCCCCTTTAGTTGAACAAGAATTTACTCTATATAGTCAATTAGCTTTGCTGGAACTTGATCAAAAATATAAACTTCAGGGTTATTATAAGGCTTGTGCTTTAAATAGTCAGCCAGAGTATTCATACTTTTCCAATACTCTTTAATTAAATCCTCCTTTGAAGATAACCCTTTAACAAGGTACCCTCTGCCACCATCATAGATATCTTCGATATGAGCAAATAAATCACTTGATATATCCATGTTAAAAACTAAAATCTTTTCGCTGAACACAGGAAAACGAAAGTAAGGTTTTTGATATGGTTTCAAATCTGCACCGAATGCTACTTTAAAATCAATCCATTCTGGTAAATTTACAGGTTTGAAACGGTCTGTTAGTTCCGGAAAACAGTTAGCACCTCTTGAATACCATCTTGTTGCTGTTTTAAGATTTAATCCTTCTTTTAAAACCCTTTGCGGGCTTATACTTAAGTTATTGTCATCTTCAATAACGTTATGATATAAAAACAAACAATTACCTCCTATCGAACGCTCTCCTGAATCACTCCCAATTTACCGTATATTGGCAAATGAGTTTTTAACCTTAATTCAACTTACAAGCTCCTTTACTTCACCAAGAAGAAGCGATTACCCTTTATTAAGCAATCGCACCCGTTCGTAATATAAGGTTAGCCAGATAAGAAAATATTTCTGGTTGACCTTATTTTTTATGGTCATATGATAGCGGTAGTCGGGGTAGAACGTCGCACCCGTGGGACTCGATCCCGTTAGCTAAACTGTTCGCCCCCTACTTGTATGAACATGTTTCAGGCTGGTTGGGACATAGAAATGATCCCGTTTAACAAGCGAACCTATGACACTACAAGAAGCTCTAGGGGTTACCGACTAATTTATTTCTAGGAGTTGATAAACAATGAATCCAGTCATCGGTCTGGATGTCTCAAAAGGAGAAAGTCAGGTTCAAGCCTTCTTGGACAAGGGAAAGCCTTATCGTAAGAGTTTCAGTATTAAACATAATCGTGAGGGTCTCGAGACATTCTTGGCATTTCTTCAAGAAGTCGAACAAGCAGCACAAGGACAACCACCTTCTGTGGTTTTAGAGTCGACAGGTCATTATCATCTACCTGTGATTCAGTTTCTGGAGGACCAAAAGTATGTGTATATTGTCATCAACCCACTCATTTCGCATCGAGCGAAAAGTTCGAGCTTACGCAAGGTAAAAACAGATGCCGTTGATGCGTATCATTTGTGCGAGCTTTACTACAAGGAGGAGCTTGAACCCTATAAAAAACGAGGGATTCAACTCTTAAATCTTCGTAATTTAACCAGACAACAAGAGACGATCGCTGAAGTATCGGCGAATACGAAACTACAACTCCATTCCTTATTGGATCAGGTGTTTCCTGAATACAGAGGCGTATTTGGTAGTTTGTATTCGAAGGTATCGTTATTAACCCTGCAGGCTTTTCCAACTTCAGAGGCTGTCTTACAAGTGGATGAGTCTGAATTGGTCGAAAAGATCGCTTCGTTATGTAAAAGTCGTTCTGAGAGGTGGGCCATAGAAAAAGCACAAAAGCTGCGAGAGGCTGCCTTGCGTAACCCGTTTCAAAAGAATTTGTATGAGAGTCATATTTTTAATTTGGAGATGTTAACGAACATCGTTCTTCAATACCAAGAGCACCTATCCAACATCGCAACTGAAATAGATGCCCTTGCGAAAGAAATTGAAGAATATCAGATTATCCAATCTATTCCCGGAATTGGAGAAAAGATCGCCGCCACGATTATTTCTGAGATCGGTGAGATAGATCGGTTTAATCACCCAAAGAAGTTGGTTGCATTCGCTGGAGTCGACCCTAGTGTTTACTCTTCAGGAAAGTTTACAGCTTCCGTTAATCGGATAACTAAAAGAGGCTCTTCCAGACTGAGACATGCCTTATTTATGGCCGTTCAATGCGGGATTAGAGATTCTCGTAAGCAAAAGACAACCGACGAAATTATTGCACGGAACAAGAGACTCAGAGAGTTTTACGATAAAAAACGCGAAGAAGGTAAACCATTTAGAGTCGCTGTCATTGCTTGTGTCAATAAACTCTTACATTGGATTTATGCTTTACTGAAAAGCAAAACACCTTTCCAAGATGTAGCTTGATAGCTATATCTAACTAGATAGACCAAGACCTTCCAAAAAGTACAGATTGGTAGGTTATTTGGTATACTCATTTTTAGTATAGCATGTGTAATTTCATTTTTTTATTGAAATTGTTGACAAACTATTAGCTGGTTTAGTTTAAATGACATTCTTTACTTAGGACACGCCACTCTTCTTCAACTTTGAATTGTTCTCCTGTAAGTTCGAATATATAATTCTGTAGTTTTGCAGTTTTAAATAATTCCGGAAAAATTTCTTGAGTATAGTTTTCGTGTAAACATGCGCTCTCCCAACCAGTAAACACAAGAAAACCATTACTTTCCCTTTGTAAGAAAGCGATTGTTCCTCCAAGCATCCCTTCGGACTCTATCATCCCTATATTCCAAACATTTTTTTGCATATCTATAAAGTTCTTAAGTTGGTCTTCTTTCACTTGTGTCAATGTCACACGTATATATTGACAATCTTTTAAAATATTAAGAATATTATCTTCTGAGCCTGGCACCTTTAGTTTCTCATCATATAATGTCACATCTATTGATTCATAAGTGTTTTCCTGGCCGGAATTGACAAAGATTTGATCATGTTGCCCTTTCATAAACTGTTGATAATCGACTTGATTCTCCCAAAAAGAATAGATCCATGCAGTTAATGGTTGTTTGATACTCCATCCACCAATTTGGCCTAAAAAACCTTTTACCTTACTAAGATGTCCCCATTGCTTTTGATATTCTTGAAATGCTTCTCTTTGATCATCTTTAACAATACATGAAATTCTCTTTATAATCATTGACCATAACCTCCAAAAACTTATACTGAATTTATTGTATAACCCGATAACTCGAAAAACCTTATTACCACATAAGTAAAAAGGAAAGCAAGGGGAATTATATTGCCCTTATCACAAGTTAAATTTTCGCACCCTTTACTTTTATTACAACAAGAAGAAACGATCACCCTTTATTGATCAAGCGCACCCGTTTGTTTAAGTACAACATTTCACAATCTTTTCTTAAAAGTAAAAAATACGACCAGCATCAGAAGAAACTCCCTCGTTAGTAAAGTAAGTATAAAATACAATTTAAAAGATACAATTTTTGACAACGTATACTGATATGATATTATTAATTTAATGATTAGAAAAGATAACATCATATTAAACATATTTGTTGGTACTCACACTATAAAGAAAGGGAGTGTTCAAGTCATGAAAAAGAACATACTTATGTTCTTACCTAAAGGCTATGGATACTCGACTGCTGTATTTTTTTAGATATACAGGAATTGGTGAAGTCTGTCTAATTTAAGAAAATAAGCAGAAAAATTTATAGTAAGTGAGGTAATATTATGCAAAAAATCACTAGGAAAAACCCTGAGTTTATGCCAAAACCAGTGGGCAACTACAGTCATATCACTAGAGTGCCAAAAGGTGCGGGTTTATTTGTAACATCGGGACAAATAGGAACAAATATGGATGGAAGTGTTCCTTCAAATTTAAACGACCAAATCACAAATACTTTTTCAAACATGAAAAAGATTCTTGAATCAGAAGGCTTAACTGATGAGAACGTTATCAAGGTTAATATATGGGCCACTGAAGAAATCGATTGGGATTATTTAGATTCTCTGTGGGATGAGTTATTTGGAACTGCATACCCATCTATGACAGTTGCCTATATTACTGCATTAGGATTGCCTGAATTGAAAGTTGAAATTGAACTATGGTGTGCTGAAGTTTGACATAAAAGGAACAGTGATAAACTGTTCCTTTTTTTATTTCTACTCTTGTTTTAATTCAACAATCCTGCCCTTTAGTTTAACATTAATTTCCTTTTTATTGACAAAGAAAAAAGCATCCCTTATTGAAGGAATGCACCCGTTTGTTGAAAAAATAATTAATAATTCAACTAAAATCCTTAAAAATATATAGTTTTTTTCGTTATAGTATTTGTACTATAAACGCTCTACCTGACCAAACGATAAATAATGAAATATGAGTTATTCATTAAGCTTTTCGGTTAAACAGTGATTTAAGAGGATAATATTCACTTTTTATAGTAGAGTTTTTTATTAGTTTTATCCAAATTAACCATTAAAACTTTAAGTATATTAATTCTTCTTCTCTTTTCTCAATTTATTAAATCCTAATAAAGCTATAAGTATTGAAATAACAAAGGTTATTATTACATATTTCAGCCCTATCTTATCTCTAAATAAATTGAGGAACATCGCAAAAAAGTTAATAATTAACGCCAATCGGAAATAAGCCTTTGAACTAATTTGTATCACCCTCACAAACTAAAGTTAAGTTATTATACCCTTCTGACCGTTCCTTCAACAGGATAAAGGCGCTAACCTTTATTAAGCTAACGCTACCGTTAGCTTAATATCTTAAATTTCACCTTTTACAAAAGGAGAGAACACAGAATAAGCAGACCAAATAAAAACTATCCAAAAAGTAATAGAAGTTATACGTTCGGTCAATAGTGGACTTCTTTTAGATAAGATATAAGTCCGAAACAATGTATATAGACAAAATAGTAAAAAAGATAAACCAAACCAGAATACACCAACATTCCCTAAATATGCTATATCTGCACTTTCGTATATGTTACTTAATACATTTTGAGTCAAAAGGAATCCCACAACTAAGAAAATGATTATTTCAACAAATGTAATAGCATACATCTTCCAAATACCCAAAAAGTTCACCTCCCTTTCTTAAATACTACCAATACTACCATTAAAACCCACAATCATTCTTAAAGTATTCTGCTCCGTTTCTTAAACAAATGGCGATAACCTTTTATTCAACTATCGCACCCGTTCGTATTATAAGGTCAGCCAGATTTTTCTGGTTGACCTTATTTTGTTTCATCTTATCATTACGGTAGCCGGGGTAGAACGTCCGCACCCGCGGGACATAGATCCCGTCAACTAAACAGTTCACCCCCTACTTGTAGTAACATGTTTGAGGCTGGTAAGGTGAAAGTCAGGTCCAAGCATTTTTAAGTAAAGGCAAATCCTATCGTAAGAGTTTTAGTGTATTACATGATCTTGA carries:
- a CDS encoding IS110 family transposase, with the protein product MNPVIGLDVSKGESQVQAFLDKGKPYRKSFSIKHNREGLETFLAFLQEVEQAAQGQPPSVVLESTGHYHLPVIQFLEDQKYVYIVINPLISHRAKSSSLRKVKTDAVDAYHLCELYYKEELEPYKKRGIQLLNLRNLTRQQETIAEVSANTKLQLHSLLDQVFPEYRGVFGSLYSKVSLLTLQAFPTSEAVLQVDESELVEKIASLCKSRSERWAIEKAQKLREAALRNPFQKNLYESHIFNLEMLTNIVLQYQEHLSNIATEIDALAKEIEEYQIIQSIPGIGEKIAATIISEIGEIDRFNHPKKLVAFAGVDPSVYSSGKFTASVNRITKRGSSRLRHALFMAVQCGIRDSRKQKTTDEIIARNKRLREFYDKKREEGKPFRVAVIACVNKLLHWIYALLKSKTPFQDVA
- a CDS encoding RidA family protein, with the protein product MQKITRKNPEFMPKPVGNYSHITRVPKGAGLFVTSGQIGTNMDGSVPSNLNDQITNTFSNMKKILESEGLTDENVIKVNIWATEEIDWDYLDSLWDELFGTAYPSMTVAYITALGLPELKVEIELWCAEV
- a CDS encoding serine hydrolase domain-containing protein, coding for MKKIIAFVLTIFILFSGFATQSYALSDSKSAAIQSLLDDASRISGVPGMSISILADDEVFYFSSGYADREKGLSATENTLYELASVSKAFTGMGIMLLEEQGMLSMTDPVQKYLPWLTLKYQGKPVDMKRLTLNNFLHHTSGLTNFRHSQYIPQGDTPDMLQKTVEMLVDAELAFPPGEQYNYGTVNYDVLGLVIEIVSRQSYEEFMREQVFQPLGLHQTYVYKEDAQATGQLAQGYRSSFFMTTPFEAPDFAGNKPAGYIISNTKDMARWMGIQMGIVQDIPEMFHTLIEKSHRGDLSVSAVNNMYYAAGWTINADQTIIEHTGGNPNFTTKVAILLNERTAICLLSNGANTNLNLVLKVKDILDGNIPQSYEMSGTQLLDIILSSITIILCLLAVLLSLLGLHRRKTNERKPMKKKRIIVTVLFLITTIALCILCFAFDWSTILIWQTYSVLTALISSALLTASITWFVYTHR
- a CDS encoding YdbC family protein; its protein translation is MIIKRISCIVKDDQREAFQEYQKQWGHLSKVKGFLGQIGGWSIKQPLTAWIYSFWENQVDYQQFMKGQHDQIFVNSGQENTYESIDVTLYDEKLKVPGSEDNILNILKDCQYIRVTLTQVKEDQLKNFIDMQKNVWNIGMIESEGMLGGTIAFLQRESNGFLVFTGWESACLHENYTQEIFPELFKTAKLQNYIFELTGEQFKVEEEWRVLSKECHLN
- a CDS encoding tyrosine-type recombinase/integrase — its product is MLLSQAWKTYESDKRIEGFSSQTLKAYQLQSCLLIRYFTDVAIESLSTNQLKEYLAASSEHLKPSSLAHRIRFMRSLFRWSHEEGHIPSNPAYKIKEPKVGKRIPKFLTEREIEHLREACKMPMEKALFEFMFSTGCRIGEIVSLNKNCINWSNRSAIVRGKGDKEREVYFNIKCDIWLKRYINIRQDKDPAIFVTDRSPHRMSIAQMRYIIKRISSRAGINKTIHPHQLRHSYATHLLNNGAPIDVIQSLLGHEKTETTRIYAQLSGQLRQDLYRKYF
- a CDS encoding GNAT family N-acetyltransferase, producing MTSYQIKKLELEDYYKCSNIWDMEKNPKMAKLFNDEIESGNRITFIYLENNEFIGEGSLVFINNDPDYTSTDKRIYLSRMIVKEEYRNRGIGSIIVDYLIDYAQNLGYEEITLGVDTDNLHARHLYEKKGFTTVLYLGEDEYGEYVKLLKKLK